The proteins below come from a single Mucilaginibacter mali genomic window:
- a CDS encoding shikimate kinase, with product MSNTSDNISRIFLVGYMGCGKTTMGKKLASRLGYAFIDLDHVLEAQAGKTITQYFADHGEAAFRELESSVLKDTVYPDKAVVSTGGGLPCFFDNMDWMKAHGKVVYIKLNAKTLAGRLENNKDDRPILRHKHGDELVAFIDEKLAEREPFYSRANVIADGLSLTAERLDQLLHP from the coding sequence ATGAGCAACACTTCTGATAATATCTCGCGTATCTTCCTTGTTGGCTATATGGGCTGCGGCAAAACTACTATGGGTAAAAAACTGGCCTCGCGGCTGGGCTATGCTTTTATCGATCTGGACCATGTACTGGAGGCGCAGGCTGGCAAAACTATCACCCAATACTTTGCCGACCATGGCGAGGCCGCTTTTCGTGAGCTGGAATCGTCGGTACTGAAAGATACCGTTTACCCCGATAAAGCGGTGGTATCTACCGGGGGCGGGCTGCCTTGCTTTTTTGATAACATGGACTGGATGAAAGCCCACGGCAAGGTGGTTTACATTAAACTTAACGCCAAAACCCTTGCCGGGCGACTGGAAAACAATAAAGACGACCGCCCCATCCTGCGCCATAAGCACGGCGATGAACTGGTTGCCTTTATTGATGAAAAGCTGGCCGAACGCGAACCCTTTTACAGCCGCGCCAACGTAATCGCCGACGGGCTCAGCCTCACCGCCGAACGGTTAGACCAGTTACTGCATCCCTAA
- a CDS encoding ABC transporter permease translates to MIAYLLRKIGYALAVMLGIVVVVFFLFNILPVDPARMTMGQRADVQSLQAVRKEFGLDKSLPVQFAYYINDLSAIGIHANTPEEQQRYHYARLFPVSKTEVLALKWPYLRRSYQTHKDVAQLLIDVIPNTLILATASMLFAIIIGVFMGVMSAVHQNSWIDKFSISLSILGISAPSFFAGIIIAWIFGFVLSKYTGLNMSGSLYNYDPFRGEVLNLRNLVLPVLTLGLRPLAIIVQLTRNAMLDVLGQDYIRTARAKGLGRNAIIYRHALKNALNPVITAIANWFASLLAGSFFVEYVFGYNGLGKTTVDALENSDFPVIMGAILFIAFIFVVINILVDFVYVWIDPRVKLA, encoded by the coding sequence AGATCCCGCCCGCATGACCATGGGGCAACGTGCCGATGTGCAATCGCTGCAGGCCGTACGTAAGGAGTTTGGGTTGGATAAGTCGCTGCCGGTGCAGTTTGCTTATTATATTAACGATCTTTCGGCCATTGGCATACACGCCAATACCCCCGAAGAGCAGCAGCGGTATCATTACGCCAGGCTTTTCCCGGTATCAAAAACGGAGGTGCTGGCCTTAAAATGGCCTTACCTGCGCCGCAGCTACCAAACCCATAAGGATGTTGCCCAATTGCTGATAGATGTGATCCCCAATACGCTGATCCTGGCAACGGCATCTATGCTGTTTGCTATTATTATAGGTGTGTTTATGGGCGTGATGAGCGCCGTGCATCAAAACTCGTGGATAGATAAGTTTTCTATCAGTCTGAGTATTTTGGGGATCTCGGCGCCGTCTTTCTTCGCGGGGATCATCATCGCCTGGATCTTTGGCTTTGTGCTAAGTAAATACACCGGCTTAAACATGTCGGGCAGTTTGTATAATTACGACCCTTTTCGCGGCGAAGTATTGAACCTGCGTAACCTGGTGTTGCCGGTACTTACGCTGGGGCTACGCCCGCTGGCCATTATTGTGCAGCTAACCCGTAATGCCATGCTGGATGTTTTGGGGCAGGATTATATTCGCACCGCCCGCGCCAAAGGATTAGGCCGCAACGCTATTATCTATCGCCACGCTTTAAAGAACGCGCTTAACCCCGTGATAACCGCTATTGCCAACTGGTTTGCATCGCTGCTGGCGGGTTCTTTTTTTGTAGAATATGTATTCGGCTACAACGGATTAGGCAAAACCACGGTAGATGCGCTGGAGAATTCCGATTTCCCGGTGATTATGGGCGCCATCCTGTTCATCGCCTTTATATTTGTGGTGATCAATATCCTGGTAGATTTTGTTTATGTGTGGATAGACCCAAGGGTGAAACTGGCCTGA
- a CDS encoding Lrp/AsnC ligand binding domain-containing protein encodes MPHKKPQNLEIDNLDIQILSILMKNATTPYTEIAKELIVSGGTIHVRMKKLEEMGVIKGASLEVNPQKLGYDITAFLGIFLEKGSQYNEAVKQLAAVPEIVELHYTTGSYSIFAKIVCHDTNHLREVLNEQIQSVKGIQRTETFISLEESIRRQISLD; translated from the coding sequence ATGCCTCACAAGAAACCTCAAAATTTAGAAATTGATAATCTGGATATACAGATTTTATCGATCCTGATGAAAAACGCGACCACTCCGTACACCGAAATTGCCAAGGAGTTGATCGTTTCGGGCGGAACCATACACGTGCGCATGAAGAAGCTGGAGGAGATGGGTGTAATAAAAGGGGCCAGCCTTGAAGTGAACCCACAAAAGCTGGGTTACGATATTACCGCGTTCCTGGGTATCTTCCTGGAGAAAGGATCGCAGTATAACGAAGCCGTTAAACAGCTGGCCGCTGTGCCCGAGATAGTTGAATTGCACTACACTACCGGTAGCTACAGCATTTTTGCCAAAATAGTATGCCACGATACCAACCACCTGCGCGAAGTACTGAACGAGCAGATACAAAGCGTAAAGGGCATTCAGCGTACCGAAACCTTTATCTCGCTGGAAGAAAGCATCAGGAGACAGATCAGCCTGGACTAA